Proteins from a genomic interval of Nitrospina gracilis Nb-211:
- the ffh gene encoding signal recognition particle protein: protein MFQNLSERLEAVYKKLKGRGKLKESDVDEALREIRVALIEADVSLPVIKDFLAQVREKSIGQEILNSLTPGHQMVKIVNDELEHLLGDEVSPIRFSDQPPTIVLMVGLQGSGKTTTVGKLAKQWKKNGKNVLLVPADVYRPAAIEQLNILGRDLGIDVYDAKGESDPVAICEKAVQQAKKELRYAVILDTAGRQQIDEALMDEVRRIKEKIEPHEVLFVADSMMGQQAADIAKTFQDAVGIDGVILTKMDGDARGGAALSIKTVTGKPIKYIGTGEKLDALEPFHPDRIVSRILGMGDVMSLIDKAEQAYDQEQREELGRKVKKNSFDLEDFRNQLLQFRKMGSMQELLGMIPGAGKMLKGVQIDDKAFVRVEAIINSMTPRERANHNVINGSRKRRIATGSGTTVNEVNKLLKQFAQMKKMMKKVSSGKMGRFNPGSFFGGRGMSPFG from the coding sequence ATGTTCCAAAACCTGTCCGAGCGCCTGGAAGCCGTCTATAAAAAGCTCAAGGGTCGCGGTAAATTAAAAGAAAGTGATGTCGATGAGGCCCTCCGCGAAATCCGCGTGGCGCTCATCGAAGCCGATGTCAGCCTCCCCGTCATCAAGGATTTCCTCGCGCAGGTGCGGGAAAAATCCATCGGCCAGGAGATCCTGAACAGCCTGACTCCCGGCCACCAGATGGTCAAGATCGTCAATGACGAACTGGAGCACCTGCTTGGCGATGAAGTCAGCCCCATCCGGTTTTCCGACCAGCCGCCCACCATCGTTCTGATGGTCGGCCTGCAGGGTTCCGGTAAAACCACCACCGTCGGCAAGCTGGCCAAACAGTGGAAGAAGAACGGCAAGAACGTATTGCTCGTTCCGGCGGACGTGTACCGTCCGGCGGCCATCGAGCAGTTGAACATTCTGGGGCGCGACCTCGGCATCGACGTGTACGACGCCAAAGGCGAAAGCGATCCCGTCGCCATCTGCGAAAAGGCCGTCCAGCAGGCGAAGAAGGAACTGCGTTACGCCGTGATCCTCGACACCGCCGGCCGTCAGCAGATCGACGAGGCGCTGATGGACGAGGTGCGGCGCATCAAGGAAAAAATCGAGCCGCACGAGGTGCTGTTCGTTGCCGACTCGATGATGGGCCAGCAGGCGGCGGACATCGCCAAAACGTTTCAGGACGCAGTCGGCATCGACGGCGTCATTTTAACGAAGATGGACGGCGATGCCCGCGGCGGCGCGGCGCTCTCCATCAAAACCGTCACCGGCAAACCGATCAAGTACATCGGCACCGGGGAGAAACTCGACGCGCTGGAGCCGTTCCATCCGGACCGCATCGTGTCGCGCATCCTCGGCATGGGCGACGTGATGTCGCTCATCGACAAGGCGGAGCAGGCCTACGACCAGGAACAGCGCGAGGAACTGGGCCGCAAGGTCAAAAAGAATTCATTCGATCTGGAAGATTTCCGCAATCAGCTCCTGCAGTTCCGCAAGATGGGATCAATGCAGGAACTGCTCGGCATGATCCCCGGCGCGGGCAAGATGCTGAAAGGCGTGCAGATTGACGACAAGGCATTCGTGCGCGTGGAAGCGATCATCAATTCCATGACGCCGCGCGAACGCGCGAACCACAACGTGATCAACGGCAGTCGCAAGCGACGCATCGCCACCGGAAGCGGCACCACGGTCAACGAGGTCAACAAACTGCTCAAGCAGTTCGCGCAGATGAAAAAGATGATGAAGAAAGTGTCATCAGGAAAAATGGGACGCTTCAATCCCGGCAGTTTTTTCGGCGGCCGGGGGATGAGCCCCTTTGGTTAA